In bacterium YEK0313, one genomic interval encodes:
- the yofA_1 gene encoding HTH-type transcriptional regulator YofA encodes MEDWNELRLVLALQRAGSLTAAAQALGIDHSTAFRRLKALETRLGVRLFERLPGGVYAPTAAGQRMALGAERMEDEVLALDRDLSGRDHRLAGRLRVTCSETLAYSRLTGHLAAFRAVHPGIVVELVIDNRVLSLSRREADIALRPIRPKEGDLWGRKLADVAWAIYGAPAYLDRAADRLDDRADLSLETLVGWEETATGIGAADWLGRTVPAEAFVYRTNSLVNQFTAARAGIGLALLPCYLGDAAPDLVRALPAPIADLAGELWIVTHADLKATARVRAFFDEVGERLARERDLFEGRAGRVRA; translated from the coding sequence ATGGAAGACTGGAATGAACTGCGCCTCGTTCTCGCCCTGCAGCGCGCCGGAAGCCTGACGGCCGCCGCGCAGGCGCTCGGCATCGACCATTCCACCGCCTTCCGCCGCCTGAAGGCGCTGGAAACCCGGCTTGGCGTCCGTCTGTTCGAGCGTCTTCCCGGTGGCGTCTATGCGCCGACCGCCGCGGGGCAGCGCATGGCACTGGGCGCGGAACGGATGGAGGATGAGGTCCTGGCGCTCGATCGCGACCTGTCCGGGCGCGATCACCGGCTGGCCGGCCGTCTGCGCGTCACCTGTTCGGAAACGCTCGCCTACAGCCGTCTGACCGGCCATCTCGCGGCCTTTCGCGCGGTTCATCCGGGCATCGTGGTCGAACTCGTCATCGACAACCGCGTGCTCAGCCTGTCGCGCCGCGAGGCCGACATCGCCCTGCGGCCGATCCGGCCGAAGGAGGGCGACCTCTGGGGACGCAAGCTGGCCGACGTGGCCTGGGCGATCTATGGGGCGCCGGCCTATCTCGACCGCGCCGCGGACAGGCTCGACGATCGCGCCGATCTGTCGCTGGAGACGCTGGTCGGCTGGGAGGAGACCGCCACGGGCATCGGCGCGGCCGACTGGCTTGGCCGGACCGTGCCGGCGGAGGCCTTCGTCTACCGCACCAACAGCCTCGTCAATCAGTTCACCGCGGCCCGGGCCGGGATCGGCCTCGCGCTTCTGCCCTGCTATCTCGGCGACGCCGCGCCGGATCTCGTGCGGGCGCTGCCAGCGCCGATCGCCGATCTTGCCGGCGAGCTCTGGATCGTCACCCATGCCGACTTGAAGGCGACCGCACGCGTGCGCGCCTTCTTCGACGAGGTCGGCGAGCGCCTGGCCCGCGAGCGCGACCTGTTCGAGGGCCGTGCGGGGCGCGTCCGCGCTTAG
- the fixL_2 gene encoding Sensor protein FixL, translated as MADETIDTAAVHEQEDDLDGLDSLAEALFNQSTDAILAADRDGIIRFWNPGAERIFGFAAAEAIGQPLDLIIPEALRARHGAGYVQTMATGTTRYGAGDLLSVPAMTRDGRRISVEFSIVLLRDRNGAPSGTAAILRDATARFSELKALRQAAAAAR; from the coding sequence ATGGCGGATGAGACGATCGACACTGCCGCGGTCCATGAGCAGGAGGATGACTTGGACGGCCTCGACAGCCTCGCCGAAGCGCTCTTCAACCAATCGACCGATGCCATTCTGGCCGCCGACCGGGACGGCATCATCCGCTTCTGGAATCCGGGCGCAGAGCGCATTTTCGGCTTCGCCGCCGCCGAGGCCATCGGCCAGCCGCTCGATCTGATCATCCCCGAGGCGCTGCGCGCGCGCCACGGCGCGGGCTATGTGCAGACCATGGCGACCGGCACGACACGGTACGGCGCGGGAGATCTCCTCTCCGTGCCGGCGATGACGCGGGATGGACGGCGGATTTCGGTGGAATTCTCGATCGTCCTGCTACGCGACCGGAACGGCGCCCCGTCCGGGACGGCGGCGATCCTGAGGGACGCAACGGCCCGCTTCTCCGAACTCAAGGCGCTGCGGCAGGCTGCGGCAGCCGCACGCTAA
- the phoP_2 gene encoding Transcriptional regulatory protein PhoP, which produces MRILLIEDERRIVADVSRALSQAGFVVESCMDGDDGWFRGAHDSFDVVVLDLGLPKLDGLTVLRRWRQNGRAMPVLVLTARDGWREKVESIDAGADDHLSKPFYMEELVARVRALARRAGGHASAVLAAGPLLLDTRSHRVTIGGKEVQLTALEYRLLAYLLHQAGRVVPQNEIREHIYRDDRDNESNAIEVLLARLRRKLDRPVIRTVRGHGYIVEAGPGGGS; this is translated from the coding sequence TTGCGTATTCTACTGATCGAGGACGAGCGGCGCATCGTTGCCGATGTCAGCCGGGCGCTGTCGCAGGCCGGCTTTGTCGTCGAAAGTTGCATGGATGGCGATGACGGCTGGTTTCGCGGTGCGCACGACAGCTTCGACGTCGTGGTGCTCGACCTCGGCCTGCCGAAGCTCGACGGGCTGACCGTCCTGCGCCGCTGGCGCCAGAACGGGCGCGCCATGCCCGTCCTGGTGCTCACGGCCCGCGACGGCTGGCGCGAGAAGGTCGAAAGCATCGATGCCGGCGCCGACGACCACCTGTCCAAGCCCTTCTACATGGAAGAGCTGGTGGCCCGGGTGCGTGCCCTTGCGCGTCGTGCGGGCGGCCACGCCTCCGCCGTCCTTGCCGCAGGCCCGCTCCTGCTGGACACGCGCAGCCATCGGGTGACCATCGGTGGCAAGGAGGTGCAGTTGACCGCGCTCGAATACAGGCTGCTGGCCTATCTGCTGCATCAGGCCGGCCGCGTGGTGCCGCAGAACGAGATCCGCGAGCACATCTATCGCGACGATCGCGACAACGAATCGAATGCGATCGAGGTCCTGCTGGCCCGTCTGCGCCGCAAGCTCGACCGGCCCGTGATCCGGACCGTCCGCGGCCATGGCTACATTGTCGAGGCGGGGCCGGGCGGCGGTTCGTAA
- the cat1_2 gene encoding Succinyl-CoA:coenzyme A transferase, giving the protein MTAAVSAKRATAITAAEAAALVKSGMWLDYGFGMGQPDLFDRALAARRDELSDVKIRSALTMKARPTQDSDPQGAHFHWFSWHFSGYDRARHDEGRCNYIPMNFGEAPDYYRRFIEPVDIVVLKTCPMDADGVFNFGGAATYQRATVERARCVIVEVCEAMPYCHGPDNGVHVSEVDFVIQGDGEPIPVIGNPAPTDVDRKVAEQIVGEIAHGACLQIGIGGMPNAVCATLKDSGVRDLGIHTEMMSDGIISLYEAGLVTGARKTIDRGKMVYTFAAGSQRQYEVLNHNSEALCYPVDYTNLPHNIMQNAGVVSINNTTQIDLQGQAASESDGHRHLSGTGGQLQFVRGAYASDGGKSFLCMSSTYDKRGDRRSRIVLNLTPGNVVTTPRTDTMYVVTEFGMVNLKGKSVAERAKALISIAHPDFREGLERQAREHGLMPKGLTLR; this is encoded by the coding sequence ATGACGGCAGCTGTTTCGGCGAAGCGCGCAACCGCGATCACGGCGGCCGAGGCCGCGGCGCTGGTCAAGTCGGGCATGTGGCTCGACTATGGCTTCGGCATGGGCCAGCCGGATCTGTTCGACCGGGCGCTCGCCGCCCGGCGCGACGAGCTCAGCGATGTCAAGATCCGCTCGGCGCTGACCATGAAGGCACGCCCGACGCAGGACAGCGATCCGCAGGGCGCCCATTTCCACTGGTTCAGCTGGCATTTCTCCGGCTACGACCGGGCGCGTCACGACGAGGGCCGCTGCAACTACATCCCGATGAATTTCGGCGAGGCGCCCGACTATTATCGCCGCTTCATCGAGCCGGTCGACATCGTCGTGCTCAAGACCTGTCCGATGGATGCCGACGGCGTGTTCAATTTCGGCGGCGCGGCCACCTATCAGCGCGCCACGGTCGAACGCGCCAGATGCGTCATCGTCGAGGTCTGCGAGGCCATGCCCTATTGCCATGGGCCGGACAATGGCGTCCACGTCAGCGAGGTCGACTTCGTCATCCAGGGCGACGGCGAGCCGATCCCGGTGATCGGCAATCCCGCGCCGACCGATGTCGACCGCAAGGTGGCCGAGCAGATCGTCGGCGAGATCGCCCATGGCGCCTGTCTGCAGATCGGCATCGGCGGCATGCCCAATGCCGTCTGTGCAACGCTAAAGGACAGCGGCGTGCGCGACCTCGGCATCCACACGGAAATGATGAGCGACGGCATCATCTCGCTCTACGAGGCCGGCCTCGTCACCGGCGCGCGCAAGACGATCGACCGCGGCAAGATGGTCTATACCTTCGCCGCCGGTTCGCAGCGCCAGTACGAGGTGCTCAACCACAACAGCGAGGCGCTCTGCTACCCCGTCGACTACACCAACCTGCCGCACAACATCATGCAGAATGCCGGCGTCGTGTCGATCAACAACACGACGCAGATCGACCTGCAGGGGCAGGCGGCGTCAGAGTCGGATGGCCACCGTCACCTCAGCGGCACGGGCGGCCAGCTGCAGTTCGTTCGCGGCGCCTATGCCTCCGATGGCGGCAAGTCGTTCCTGTGCATGTCGTCGACCTATGACAAGCGCGGCGACCGGCGCAGCCGTATCGTGCTCAACCTGACGCCCGGCAATGTCGTCACCACGCCGCGGACCGACACGATGTATGTCGTCACCGAATTCGGCATGGTCAATCTGAAGGGCAAATCGGTCGCCGAGCGCGCCAAGGCGCTCATTTCCATCGCCCATCCGGATTTCCGCGAGGGATTGGAGCGCCAGGCGCGCGAACACGGTCTGATGCCGAAAGGGCTGACCCTGCGTTGA
- a CDS encoding OsmC-like protein, with product MAHVHAHIGKERYAVAIEARGHRLAADEPEALCGGDTGPAPFDLLLSSLGACTAITLQMYAERKQWPLEAVDIDLRYIKTVDEAHIERAITVTGELAPEQKARLAEIAEKTPVTLVLKPGIDIRTELR from the coding sequence ATGGCCCATGTCCATGCCCATATCGGCAAGGAGCGCTATGCCGTCGCCATCGAGGCGCGCGGCCACAGGCTGGCTGCCGACGAGCCGGAAGCGTTGTGCGGCGGCGACACGGGGCCGGCGCCGTTCGACCTCCTGCTCTCGTCGCTCGGCGCCTGCACGGCCATCACCCTGCAGATGTATGCCGAACGCAAGCAGTGGCCGCTCGAGGCCGTCGACATCGACCTTCGCTACATCAAGACGGTCGACGAGGCCCATATCGAGCGTGCCATCACGGTCACTGGAGAGCTCGCTCCCGAACAGAAGGCAAGGCTCGCCGAGATCGCCGAGAAGACGCCGGTCACGCTTGTGCTCAAGCCCGGCATCGACATCCGCACCGAGCTGCGCTGA
- a CDS encoding transcriptional repressor DicA, which produces MMSDHVTVQEALPAAPLAPRLGPALKTWRLLRRMKQSHAAELLDVSQATISRWESGSQEPVGRQAERLAALMAARLDGAADAALAELVRHSRDAVHLVCDVTHRLLAASPARAAAWSVGRDELTGTSLWRFASPEIVAAEARLAEARWFEPLAPAVEIVTGANNSEIVPIRPSRMRWTRMRLADGSFARLVQTLAA; this is translated from the coding sequence ATGATGAGCGATCATGTGACAGTTCAGGAGGCCCTGCCGGCGGCGCCGCTCGCGCCGCGGCTCGGCCCCGCCTTGAAGACGTGGCGGCTGCTCAGGCGCATGAAGCAGAGCCATGCCGCCGAGTTGCTCGATGTCTCGCAGGCGACGATTTCACGCTGGGAGAGCGGCAGCCAGGAGCCCGTCGGCCGGCAGGCCGAGCGCTTGGCCGCGCTCATGGCCGCCCGCCTGGATGGCGCGGCGGACGCAGCGCTGGCCGAACTCGTACGGCACTCCCGCGACGCGGTGCATCTCGTCTGCGACGTGACCCACAGGCTGCTGGCGGCCTCCCCTGCCCGCGCGGCCGCCTGGTCGGTTGGCAGGGACGAGCTCACCGGCACATCGCTCTGGCGTTTTGCCAGTCCGGAGATCGTCGCGGCCGAGGCGCGGCTCGCCGAGGCCCGCTGGTTCGAGCCGCTCGCGCCCGCGGTCGAGATCGTCACCGGTGCCAACAATTCCGAGATCGTGCCGATCAGACCGAGCCGGATGCGCTGGACCCGCATGCGGCTGGCCGACGGCTCGTTCGCGCGATTGGTGCAGACGCTCGCGGCCTGA
- a CDS encoding UDP-glucose 4-epimerase, whose translation MRILLTGSAGWLGQTLAPRLEAGGHEVIGLDPVASPRTTVCGSVTNRDLVRSVLREARIEAIVHAGGLHKPDIERFSRADFMAVNVHGTFNLLDAAVEQGIDRFVFTSTTSLMISAAIRAGLAGGAARAAWLTEDMSPQPRNIYGVTKLAAEKLCRFYHDGFGMKVVVLRTARFFPEADDMAHAIDQSDENTKANELLFRRLTVADAAEAHIRALQRAPQLGYGLFIISAATPFTPADCDELIGNAPAVVARYFPDYPALYARRGWTMFRSIDRVYDASLAARQLGFVCRTGFRDVLAGLADA comes from the coding sequence ATGCGCATTCTTCTGACCGGTTCGGCCGGCTGGCTCGGTCAAACGCTGGCGCCAAGGCTGGAAGCCGGCGGGCACGAGGTGATCGGTCTCGACCCCGTGGCGTCGCCACGCACCACGGTCTGCGGATCGGTGACGAACCGTGACCTCGTCCGCTCGGTGCTGCGCGAGGCGCGCATCGAGGCGATCGTGCATGCCGGCGGCCTGCACAAGCCGGATATCGAGCGCTTTTCCCGCGCGGACTTCATGGCGGTCAACGTCCATGGCACCTTCAATCTGCTGGATGCGGCGGTGGAGCAGGGCATCGACCGCTTCGTCTTCACCTCGACGACATCGCTGATGATCTCGGCGGCGATTCGGGCCGGCCTCGCGGGCGGAGCCGCGCGGGCGGCCTGGCTCACCGAAGACATGTCGCCCCAGCCGCGCAACATCTATGGCGTCACCAAGCTTGCCGCCGAGAAGCTCTGCCGGTTCTACCACGACGGCTTCGGCATGAAGGTCGTGGTGCTGCGCACCGCGCGCTTCTTCCCCGAGGCCGACGACATGGCCCACGCCATCGATCAGTCGGATGAGAACACCAAGGCGAACGAGCTGCTGTTCCGGCGCCTGACGGTCGCGGACGCGGCCGAGGCCCATATCCGCGCGCTGCAGCGCGCGCCCCAGCTCGGCTATGGCCTGTTCATCATTTCGGCCGCGACCCCGTTCACGCCGGCCGACTGCGACGAGCTCATCGGCAACGCGCCGGCCGTGGTGGCGCGCTATTTTCCGGATTATCCGGCGCTCTATGCGCGCCGGGGCTGGACCATGTTCCGCTCGATCGACCGCGTCTATGACGCATCGCTCGCGGCGCGCCAACTCGGTTTTGTCTGTCGCACGGGTTTCCGGGACGTGCTGGCCGGGCTTGCGGACGCCTGA
- a CDS encoding Pyridoxamine 5'-phosphate oxidase has protein sequence MTEITDVATLREAYTDPGDLARKKIMPRLDAHARRFIALSPFLTVASSSASGTDCSPRGDAPGFVTVVDDTTLLVPDRRGNNLLDTLQNVLAKPEVGLLFFVPGLNETLRVNGRARIVTDPAVLQSMAIRGTIVPSSAMEVTIEQVYFHCGRSLLRARLWNAEHQIKREDFPLLGTIIADQIQGVDGDKANQSLEIAYTTNLY, from the coding sequence ATGACCGAAATCACCGACGTCGCGACGCTTCGCGAAGCCTATACCGACCCTGGCGACCTCGCGCGCAAGAAGATCATGCCGCGTCTCGATGCGCATGCGCGCCGTTTCATCGCGCTCTCGCCGTTCCTGACCGTCGCGTCGAGCTCGGCCAGCGGCACCGACTGCTCGCCGCGCGGCGACGCGCCAGGTTTCGTCACCGTCGTCGACGATACGACGCTGCTGGTGCCGGACCGGCGCGGCAACAATCTGCTTGATACCTTGCAGAACGTGCTCGCCAAGCCGGAGGTTGGCCTCCTGTTCTTCGTGCCGGGGCTCAACGAGACGCTGCGGGTGAACGGTCGGGCGCGCATCGTCACCGACCCCGCCGTGCTGCAGTCCATGGCGATCCGCGGCACGATCGTGCCGAGTTCGGCCATGGAGGTCACGATCGAGCAGGTCTACTTCCATTGCGGCCGGTCGCTGCTCCGGGCGCGGCTGTGGAATGCCGAGCATCAGATCAAGCGCGAGGATTTCCCGCTGCTCGGTACGATCATTGCCGACCAGATCCAAGGCGTCGACGGCGACAAGGCCAACCAGAGCCTCGAAATCGCCTATACGACCAACCTCTATTGA
- the oppD_8 gene encoding Oligopeptide transport ATP-binding protein OppD produces MVVTQPAVPIARSGLPDVPLLELKDLSLAIGFDAGPRLIRDVSFSLRPGERVGVVGESGCGKTMTGLSILRLHQSSQIKASGEILFRGRDLLSLSEPEMRDIRGRDIAMIFQEPMSALDPVFTVGDQIAEAYRTHVAAGRKEARERAIEALAQVGIPAPERRCEDYPHQLSGGMRQRVMIAMALICGPKLLIADEPTTALDVTVQAQITDLLLDMSERLGTALLFITHDLGVVAETCTRIVTMYAGEVVEDAPVDEILLAPRHPYTSGLLRSLPGLSPRRSPLPSIPGRIPAPGAMPEGCRFEPRCAYAMPPCRAAQPVATVGAGHAVRCGRSGELALAGVVAP; encoded by the coding sequence GTGGTCGTGACGCAGCCGGCCGTCCCGATAGCGCGATCGGGTCTCCCCGATGTGCCGCTTCTCGAGCTGAAGGACCTGTCGCTCGCCATCGGCTTCGACGCGGGACCGCGACTCATTCGCGACGTCAGTTTCTCCTTGCGTCCCGGCGAGCGGGTCGGGGTCGTCGGCGAGAGCGGCTGCGGCAAGACCATGACCGGCCTGTCGATCCTGCGCCTGCACCAGTCCTCGCAGATCAAGGCGTCCGGCGAGATCCTGTTTCGGGGCCGCGACCTTCTTTCCCTTTCCGAGCCGGAGATGCGCGATATCCGGGGACGCGACATCGCGATGATCTTCCAGGAGCCGATGAGCGCTCTCGATCCGGTCTTCACCGTGGGAGACCAGATCGCGGAGGCCTATCGCACCCATGTCGCCGCCGGCCGGAAGGAGGCGCGGGAACGGGCGATCGAGGCCCTGGCGCAGGTCGGAATCCCGGCGCCCGAGCGGCGCTGCGAGGACTATCCGCATCAGCTCTCGGGAGGCATGCGGCAGCGCGTGATGATCGCCATGGCGCTCATCTGCGGGCCGAAGCTGCTGATCGCCGACGAGCCGACCACCGCGCTCGACGTGACGGTGCAGGCGCAGATCACCGATCTTCTGCTCGACATGAGCGAGCGCCTGGGCACCGCGCTCCTGTTCATCACGCACGATCTCGGCGTGGTGGCGGAGACCTGCACACGGATCGTGACCATGTATGCCGGCGAGGTGGTCGAGGATGCGCCGGTCGACGAGATTCTGCTCGCCCCGCGCCATCCCTACACGTCGGGTCTGCTGCGGTCGCTTCCCGGTCTCAGTCCGCGCCGCAGCCCGCTGCCCTCGATCCCGGGTCGCATTCCAGCTCCCGGCGCCATGCCGGAGGGCTGCCGTTTCGAGCCGCGCTGCGCCTACGCAATGCCGCCATGCCGCGCGGCGCAGCCGGTGGCAACGGTCGGAGCCGGGCACGCCGTGCGCTGTGGCCGATCGGGCGAGCTCGCGCTTGCGGGGGTCGTCGCGCCATGA
- the oppF_6 gene encoding Oligopeptide transport ATP-binding protein OppF: MTGSAKVEVATAAPVMSVRGLRIAFPVGGTGQTVKALDGVDFDVFKGETLGIIGESGSGKTTLGRALVGLARPTAGQILHDGIDMSGLGGARFRKARRDYQIIFQDPNAALNPRMSVLDSIVEPAAVAGIGDARSRRGDALDMLKRVGLSPELAGRYPHQFSGGQKQRINIARALMLRPKVIVCDEVVAALDVSVRGNVLNLFAELQRDFDLTYVFITHDISVVSHISDRIAVTYLGRFMELAAAEELIERPLHPYTRALLSAEPVPLPSAMRTHRRIALKGEIPSPLSPPSGCRFRTRCPAAGERCATEAPAWREIKAGHWVACHFSTPEGPPAFADA, translated from the coding sequence ATGACCGGGTCTGCGAAAGTGGAGGTCGCCACGGCTGCCCCGGTCATGTCCGTGCGCGGATTGCGCATCGCCTTTCCCGTCGGCGGCACCGGGCAGACGGTGAAGGCGTTGGACGGCGTCGATTTCGACGTCTTCAAAGGCGAGACACTCGGCATCATCGGCGAGTCCGGGTCGGGCAAGACGACGCTCGGCCGCGCGCTCGTCGGCCTTGCCCGTCCGACCGCCGGGCAGATCCTGCACGACGGGATCGACATGAGCGGGCTCGGCGGCGCCCGCTTCCGCAAGGCGCGGCGCGATTACCAGATCATCTTTCAGGACCCGAACGCGGCGCTGAACCCGCGCATGAGCGTCCTGGACAGCATCGTCGAGCCCGCCGCAGTCGCCGGCATCGGCGATGCAAGGTCGCGCCGTGGCGACGCGCTCGACATGCTGAAGCGCGTCGGCCTTTCGCCGGAGCTCGCCGGCCGCTACCCGCATCAGTTTTCCGGTGGCCAGAAGCAGCGCATCAACATCGCCCGGGCGTTGATGCTGCGGCCGAAGGTCATCGTCTGCGACGAGGTGGTGGCGGCGCTCGACGTCTCGGTCCGCGGCAACGTCCTGAACCTGTTCGCCGAACTGCAGCGCGACTTCGACCTGACCTATGTCTTCATCACCCACGACATCTCGGTCGTGTCGCATATTTCCGACCGCATCGCGGTGACCTATCTCGGGCGCTTCATGGAACTGGCTGCCGCCGAGGAGCTGATCGAGCGGCCGCTGCATCCCTATACGCGCGCGCTCCTGTCGGCCGAACCGGTGCCGCTGCCATCGGCGATGCGCACCCATCGGCGCATCGCCTTGAAGGGCGAGATTCCCAGCCCGCTGTCCCCGCCGTCCGGCTGCCGCTTCCGCACGCGCTGCCCGGCTGCCGGCGAGCGCTGCGCCACCGAGGCCCCGGCCTGGCGCGAAATCAAGGCCGGCCATTGGGTCGCCTGCCACTTCTCGACGCCCGAGGGGCCTCCGGCCTTCGCCGATGCCTGA
- the gsiB_12 gene encoding Glutathione-binding protein GsiB precursor, with protein sequence MKTRKLHGAALSRRDVLALAGAISLAGTAGLPAFAQEAAKKGGVLKAVAPANPSSLDPATGGSGFDHTVLWTIYDTLTEWDYDTLLPKPGLARWSFPDPKRMVLDIEPGVTFHDGTALDAEAVRFNLERNRVDERSNVKADLASVASVAVTGPLQVTISLKSADAALPAILSDRAGMMVSPANIKALGQDTNRKPVGTGPWKFVSWTDNEKVVVARNDAYWRAGRPHLDGIEIAIIPEAATALRAVSAGQMDMAYFLPARLKPVVERARSLQMVAAPTLYLNQIYINYGRAPLNNVKVRQALNHAINREAFVRAAMGGLGEPATMALPKAHWAYDQTVAALYPFNPDKARALLAEAGAKDLELHIGAYSDQDSVLRSEVIQSQLKEVGIRVRYTRGTVAEISAQFFGSEKRFDALLSAWTGRPDPSMTYALVFGEGAYYNAGRSADPALTALLQQSRETDDLAARKAVFARIQGHVMENALLVPIAFQYELDAIAQRAKGYKANLLGKPKFEHMHIA encoded by the coding sequence ATGAAGACCCGGAAGCTCCACGGCGCCGCACTGTCGCGGCGCGACGTCCTGGCGCTCGCAGGCGCCATTTCGCTGGCAGGGACGGCAGGCCTGCCCGCCTTCGCGCAGGAGGCGGCGAAGAAGGGCGGCGTGCTGAAGGCCGTGGCTCCGGCCAATCCTTCCTCGCTCGATCCGGCGACCGGCGGCTCGGGGTTCGACCACACCGTCCTGTGGACGATCTACGACACTCTGACGGAGTGGGACTACGACACGCTGCTGCCGAAACCGGGCCTGGCGCGCTGGTCGTTCCCCGACCCCAAGCGGATGGTTCTCGACATCGAGCCGGGCGTGACGTTCCACGACGGAACAGCGCTCGACGCCGAAGCCGTGCGGTTCAACCTCGAGCGCAACCGTGTCGACGAGCGCTCGAACGTGAAGGCTGATCTGGCCAGTGTCGCCTCGGTCGCGGTGACCGGCCCCCTGCAGGTCACGATCAGCCTGAAGAGCGCCGATGCGGCGCTGCCGGCGATCCTTTCCGACCGCGCCGGCATGATGGTCTCGCCAGCCAATATCAAGGCATTGGGACAGGACACCAACCGCAAACCGGTCGGCACCGGGCCCTGGAAGTTCGTGAGCTGGACGGACAACGAGAAGGTCGTGGTCGCGCGTAACGACGCCTATTGGCGTGCCGGCCGGCCCCATCTCGACGGCATCGAGATCGCGATCATTCCCGAGGCGGCAACGGCGCTGCGTGCCGTCTCTGCCGGGCAGATGGACATGGCCTATTTCCTGCCCGCGCGGCTGAAGCCGGTCGTCGAGCGCGCGCGCTCGCTCCAGATGGTCGCGGCGCCGACGCTCTATCTCAACCAGATCTACATCAATTACGGCCGCGCGCCGCTGAACAACGTCAAGGTTCGGCAAGCGCTGAACCACGCGATCAATCGCGAGGCTTTCGTCCGCGCCGCGATGGGCGGGCTCGGCGAGCCGGCGACCATGGCCCTGCCGAAGGCGCACTGGGCCTATGACCAGACGGTTGCCGCGCTCTATCCGTTCAACCCGGACAAGGCCCGCGCGCTTCTGGCGGAAGCCGGCGCGAAGGATCTCGAACTGCATATCGGCGCCTATTCCGACCAGGACTCGGTCCTGCGCAGCGAGGTGATCCAGTCGCAGCTCAAGGAGGTCGGCATCCGCGTCCGCTATACCCGCGGCACGGTGGCCGAGATCAGCGCCCAGTTCTTCGGCAGCGAGAAACGCTTCGATGCGCTGCTCTCGGCCTGGACCGGCCGGCCCGACCCCAGCATGACCTACGCGCTCGTGTTCGGCGAGGGCGCCTATTACAACGCCGGCCGCTCGGCCGATCCCGCGCTCACCGCCCTCCTGCAGCAGAGCCGAGAGACCGATGACCTCGCCGCGCGCAAGGCGGTATTCGCCAGGATACAGGGCCATGTGATGGAGAACGCGCTGCTGGTGCCGATCGCCTTCCAGTATGAGCTCGACGCGATCGCGCAGCGGGCCAAGGGCTACAAGGCCAACCTGCTGGGCAAGCCGAAGTTCGAGCACATGCATATCGCGTAA
- the gsiC_9 gene encoding Glutathione transport system permease protein GsiC has translation MTHFPKLTMILRRLAQAVPVVVLATFIVFSLLKLVPGDVAVTLAGDNASEQRIAEIRALYGLDRPFFVQYAGWIAKAFQGDLSRSLLSGEAVVDSILRCFPHTLLIVVLAMLIALIIGIPLGVFAASRRGGPADTLVMGVASVGVAVPNFWLGMLLVSYFALEKGWLPATGAVSLRDSVGSALGHAILPAVALAAGSIAEVTRQLRSSLVEILSSQHVRTLHAKGLSPGRILWVHGLKNVSVNLLTVVSLLFNRLLAATVVVEAVFAIPGMGGLVVNAAMNRDFPVVQGVVFAMVLVVVAINLVTDILYKIFDPRVA, from the coding sequence ATGACTCATTTTCCAAAGCTGACGATGATCCTCCGGCGACTGGCGCAGGCCGTGCCCGTCGTCGTGCTGGCGACCTTTATCGTCTTCTCGCTGCTGAAACTCGTTCCCGGCGACGTCGCGGTCACGCTCGCCGGCGACAATGCGTCCGAGCAGCGCATCGCCGAAATCCGCGCCCTCTACGGCCTCGACCGGCCTTTCTTCGTCCAATATGCCGGCTGGATCGCCAAGGCGTTCCAGGGCGATCTGTCGCGCTCGCTGCTGTCAGGCGAGGCGGTCGTCGATTCCATTCTGCGCTGCTTCCCGCACACCCTGCTGATCGTCGTGCTCGCCATGCTGATCGCGCTTATCATCGGCATTCCGCTCGGCGTCTTCGCGGCGAGCCGGCGGGGCGGGCCGGCCGACACGCTGGTGATGGGCGTCGCGTCGGTCGGCGTCGCCGTACCGAACTTCTGGCTCGGCATGCTGCTCGTTTCCTATTTCGCGCTCGAAAAGGGCTGGCTGCCGGCGACCGGCGCGGTCTCGCTCCGCGACAGCGTCGGCAGTGCGCTCGGCCATGCCATCCTGCCGGCGGTTGCGCTTGCCGCCGGCAGTATCGCCGAAGTGACGCGGCAGTTGCGCTCCTCGCTGGTCGAGATCCTGTCGTCGCAGCATGTCCGCACGCTGCACGCCAAGGGGCTGTCGCCCGGGCGGATCCTCTGGGTGCACGGGCTCAAGAATGTCAGTGTCAATCTGCTGACCGTGGTCAGCCTGCTGTTCAACCGCCTGCTGGCGGCGACCGTCGTGGTCGAGGCCGTCTTCGCCATACCGGGCATGGGCGGACTGGTGGTCAATGCCGCGATGAACCGCGACTTTCCCGTCGTGCAGGGCGTGGTCTTCGCGATGGTGCTGGTCGTGGTCGCGATCAATCTGGTGACCGATATCCTCTACAAGATCTTCGACCCGAGGGTGGCGTGA